In Oceanispirochaeta sp. M1, the genomic stretch TGGAAATGGTTTTGCTATTTATTCAGGTTCTGAAAATCCGGAATTAGCCTTTAAGCTGATGAAAAAAGCGACTCTCGACCCTGTATTAGGAGCTAAATTTCTTCAGGTAGATGGTCTTTACTCCAACCTGACCCCCCCCTTGTCATATTCCATGTCATCACTTCAGCAAGAATTGGCTGATCTGGTTACCAGTGCGGAATTCTCCCGTCCTGTGATGCAGCACCCATTAGGTGATGCACCACCCATGGGTATTGGTGATTATTTCACCAGTGGGGCTGAGGCTGTTCTGACTCAGTCATATTCAAGCCTGGATGACCTTCTTAAGAAAATTGATAATTTTGTTGCAGAAGTAAAATAAAATAATGGAGAGTGTGACATCAATTGCACTTCACACTCTCCAATTTAATTTTTTGTATAAGGAAAAATATTGTATGAAGTTAAGAGGACCAACAAAAATCAAGATTGAGAATCTGATACTCTTTTCTCCTGGATTTATCATCTATGTGGGTTTGATTGTCTTCTCCATCATTTTATGTTTTTACTATTCCTTTTTTGACTGGGACGGAATTAGAAAATCCATGGAATTTATCGGATTCACCAATTATATCCGTGCATTTTCTAATGATGAGTTCCGTTCAAGTATTGTAACGACCTTTTATTTTGCAATTCTGGGTACGATTCTTGTAAATGTTATTTCATTAACTCTGGCGGTTCTGTTAAAGCAGCAGAATCATATTAATAACTTTTACAGAGCAGCATTTTTCTTTCCTCAACTTATAAGCCTTGTGGCTGTAGGATTCATTTTTAAAGGATTGCTGAGTTATATAGGGATTGTAAATACTCTCTTTGAACAGTATGGAATTCCCAAATTTGATTTCCTGGGGACTCCCCGAAATGCGCCTGTTACTGTCCTTATAATAAGTATATGGCAGACAACCGGATTCGCTACAGTTCTCTATCTGGCGGGACTCCAGGCAATCCCCCTGGATTTATATGAGGCCGCAAAAATAGATGGGGCAAATGCCTGGATAAAATTCCGGGCCATTACATTCCCCTGGCTGGCTCCCTCATTCACAGCAGTCACAATATTCCT encodes the following:
- a CDS encoding carbohydrate ABC transporter permease, with amino-acid sequence MKLRGPTKIKIENLILFSPGFIIYVGLIVFSIILCFYYSFFDWDGIRKSMEFIGFTNYIRAFSNDEFRSSIVTTFYFAILGTILVNVISLTLAVLLKQQNHINNFYRAAFFFPQLISLVAVGFIFKGLLSYIGIVNTLFEQYGIPKFDFLGTPRNAPVTVLIISIWQTTGFATVLYLAGLQAIPLDLYEAAKIDGANAWIKFRAITFPWLAPSFTAVTIFLFTGYMKIFDIIFVMTGGGPAETTQTIAVYIMKIGFNQFRISYASAVAIYMTSLVMTIALVLTGILRKREEVLIS